A window of Ptychodera flava strain L36383 chromosome 1, AS_Pfla_20210202, whole genome shotgun sequence contains these coding sequences:
- the LOC139134660 gene encoding protein C-ets-1-like isoform X3 produces the protein MPSSLSVRITESATMSCTTNTTEAATASQGVSRPNEFPRDPRDWTRDHVIYWLLWATSHYKIEPVEVERFHMNGIGLTYLNREGFLRRAPSGGEQLFEDFQRRFAHAIMQGRNAKDV, from the exons ATGCCTTCCAGTCTATCTGTCCGCATAACTGAAT CTGCCACTATGAGTTGCACGACGAACACGACAGAAGCCGCGACAGCAAGTCAGGGCGTGTCAAGACCAAATGAATTCCCAAGAG ATCCACGCGATTGGACAAGGGATCACGTGATATACTGGTTGCTGTGGGCAACATCCCACTACAAAATAGAGCCCGTCGAAGTGGAACGATTCCACATGAATGGCATCGGCCTCACTTACCTGAATCGGGAGGGTTTTCTGAGAAGAGCGCCATCAGGAGGCGAGCAACTGTTCGAAGACTTCCAGAGGAGATTTGCCCACGCTATCATGCAAGGAAGGAATGCAAAAGATGTCTGA